A region from the Anoplolepis gracilipes chromosome 2, ASM4749672v1, whole genome shotgun sequence genome encodes:
- the Byn gene encoding uncharacterized protein Byn isoform X1, giving the protein MQSASAPRTPSSPPRSSCHERDREREREREQERIRERERSGRQSRTSPEDNRDDREERGAIARQSLGPSAVITGNQGLPLSLSLEDRELWTRFQCITNEMIVTKNGRRMFPVVKVVARGLEPAAMYTLLLEFVQIDPHRWKYVNGEWVPGGKAEVAPPNPIYIHPESPNFGAHWMKEAVSFAKVKLTNKSNGNGQIMLNSLHKYEPRVHLVRVGAEEQRTVLTYRFPETQFIAVTAYQNEEVTSLKIKYNPFAKAFLDAKERPADSQTYPQYAGALFLPQATMGYEYNTASAIAVAQNQVSACVSNHFSNSCTVTTSGHRSTCRAAPYTLRHKYVQDEQHADAYAPMPLLHSTAYVTAPAWSPRSPEPLQNLNSTCLPSAASQEWPTSPSPSPTSSHTVLGRAVVGTAATTTVTGCTLYVPSQEQHGGHCADSSWIHPTALEQQQQPQHQQQQQQSYLNLNLHLHHQMSPYGSVPHTGLHHGLHQQSGEPVAPTDASEYVHEYHHASPVQSTTPDQHRQHHQHHHQHPQHHSQAQMLQLQALPQAETSSPVSVEYDSPPKEHPHIPMGYPEQTADALNEVQPDDERRYLTTVVDRHPPHHLHHHTHHRQDTEIAGEQPNAWTPLTPPPAPQTTAI; this is encoded by the exons CGGGAGCGCGAGAGAGAACGCGAGCAGGAGCGAATTCGCGAACGAGAGCGCAGCGGAAGGCAGAGTCGAACGAGCCCTGAGGACAATCGGGACGATCGCGAAGAACGGGGTGCGATCGCGAGACAGAGTCTTGGACCTTCTGCCGTGATCACGGGGAATCAAGGATTACCGCTGTCCTTGTCGTTGGAAGATCGAGAGCTCTGGACCAGATTTCAGTGTATCACGAATGAGATGATCGTCACGAAAAACGGAAg GAGGATGTTTCCTGTGGTGAAGGTCGTTGCACGTGGTTTGGAACCTGCGGCTATGTATACGCTGCTACTGGAATTTGTTCAAATCGATCCGCACAG GTGGAAATATGTTAACGGCGAATGGGTACCAGGCGGAAAGGCGGAAGTGGCCCCGCCTAATCCGATTTACATACATCCGGAGAGTCCGAATTTCGGTGCACATTGGATGAAAGAGGCAGTATCGTTCGCCAAAGTCAAGCTAACAAATAAGTCGAATGGTAATGGACAGATCATGTTAAACTCATTGCACAAGTATGAGCCACGTGTTCATTTGGTCCGAGTGGGTGCTGAGGAGCAGAGAACG GTTCTCACATATCGTTTCCCTGAAACGCAATTCATCGCAGTGACAGCGTATCAAAACGAGGAAGTAACAAGTCTGAAGATCAAGTACAATCCTTTCGCGAAAGCATTCCTCGATGCTAAAGAAAGGCCTGCTGATTCACAAACTTATCCTCAAT atGCGGGTGCATTGTTTTTACCGCAAGCAACAATGGGATACGAATACAATACTGCGTCGGCAATAGCCGTGGCACAAAATCAAGTGTCGGCATGCGTTAGCAATCACTTTTCTAATTCGTGCACTGTCACTACTTCTGGACACAGAAGTACTTGCAGAGCAGCTCCTTACACTTTGAGACACAAATATGTCCAAGATG aaCAACACGCGGATGCATACGCACCAATGCCTCTTTTGCATTCCACGGCTTACGTGACAGCACCGGCTTGGTCGCCTCGCAGTCCGGAACCATTGCAGAATCTCAATTCCACGTGCTTACCGTCAGCTGCGTCGCAAGAGTGGCCGACATCCCCGTCACCATCGCCGACGTCGTCGCACACAGTCCTCGGCAGAGCTGTGGTTGGTACCGCAGCCACCACCACCGTAACCGGATGCACCCTGTACGTACCGTCCCAGGAACAACACGGCGGACACTGCGCTGACTCGTCCTGGATTCATCCCACCGCGTTAGAACAGCAACAGCAGCCGCAGcatcagcagcagcagcagcaatcCTATCTAAACTTAAATCTCCACCTGCATCATCAGATGTCCCCGTACGGTTCCGTTCCACACACGGGACTGCATCACGGTTTGCATCAGCAGAGCGGAGAACCAGTCGCACCGACGGACGCGAGCGAATACGTTCATGAATACCATCATGCCTCGCCGGTGCAATCAACGACCCCCGATCAGCATCGTCAGCATCATCAACATCATCATCAGCACCCGCAACATCACTCGCAAGCGCAGATGTTGCAGTTGCAGGCTCTACCGCAGGCGGAAACATCTTCGCCTGTCAGTGTGGAGTACGACAGCCCTCCTAAGGAGCATCCTCATATTCCGATGGGTTATCCCGAGCAAACCGCAGACGCTTTAAACGAGGTTCAGCCAGATGATGAAAGACGATATCTGACAACGGTCGTTGACCGTCATCCTCCTCACCATCTTCATCATCACACCCATCATCGACAAGACACGGAGATTGCTGGCGAACAACCAAATGCTTGGACACCGTTGACACCACCACCAGCGCCGCAGACTACTGCTATTTGA
- the Byn gene encoding uncharacterized protein Byn isoform X2, giving the protein MQSASAPRTPSSPPRSSCHERDREREREREQERIRERERSGRQSRTSPEDNRDDREERGAIARQSLGPSAVITGNQGLPLSLSLEDRELWTRFQCITNEMIVTKNGRWKYVNGEWVPGGKAEVAPPNPIYIHPESPNFGAHWMKEAVSFAKVKLTNKSNGNGQIMLNSLHKYEPRVHLVRVGAEEQRTVLTYRFPETQFIAVTAYQNEEVTSLKIKYNPFAKAFLDAKERPADSQTYPQYAGALFLPQATMGYEYNTASAIAVAQNQVSACVSNHFSNSCTVTTSGHRSTCRAAPYTLRHKYVQDEQHADAYAPMPLLHSTAYVTAPAWSPRSPEPLQNLNSTCLPSAASQEWPTSPSPSPTSSHTVLGRAVVGTAATTTVTGCTLYVPSQEQHGGHCADSSWIHPTALEQQQQPQHQQQQQQSYLNLNLHLHHQMSPYGSVPHTGLHHGLHQQSGEPVAPTDASEYVHEYHHASPVQSTTPDQHRQHHQHHHQHPQHHSQAQMLQLQALPQAETSSPVSVEYDSPPKEHPHIPMGYPEQTADALNEVQPDDERRYLTTVVDRHPPHHLHHHTHHRQDTEIAGEQPNAWTPLTPPPAPQTTAI; this is encoded by the exons CGGGAGCGCGAGAGAGAACGCGAGCAGGAGCGAATTCGCGAACGAGAGCGCAGCGGAAGGCAGAGTCGAACGAGCCCTGAGGACAATCGGGACGATCGCGAAGAACGGGGTGCGATCGCGAGACAGAGTCTTGGACCTTCTGCCGTGATCACGGGGAATCAAGGATTACCGCTGTCCTTGTCGTTGGAAGATCGAGAGCTCTGGACCAGATTTCAGTGTATCACGAATGAGATGATCGTCACGAAAAACGGAAg GTGGAAATATGTTAACGGCGAATGGGTACCAGGCGGAAAGGCGGAAGTGGCCCCGCCTAATCCGATTTACATACATCCGGAGAGTCCGAATTTCGGTGCACATTGGATGAAAGAGGCAGTATCGTTCGCCAAAGTCAAGCTAACAAATAAGTCGAATGGTAATGGACAGATCATGTTAAACTCATTGCACAAGTATGAGCCACGTGTTCATTTGGTCCGAGTGGGTGCTGAGGAGCAGAGAACG GTTCTCACATATCGTTTCCCTGAAACGCAATTCATCGCAGTGACAGCGTATCAAAACGAGGAAGTAACAAGTCTGAAGATCAAGTACAATCCTTTCGCGAAAGCATTCCTCGATGCTAAAGAAAGGCCTGCTGATTCACAAACTTATCCTCAAT atGCGGGTGCATTGTTTTTACCGCAAGCAACAATGGGATACGAATACAATACTGCGTCGGCAATAGCCGTGGCACAAAATCAAGTGTCGGCATGCGTTAGCAATCACTTTTCTAATTCGTGCACTGTCACTACTTCTGGACACAGAAGTACTTGCAGAGCAGCTCCTTACACTTTGAGACACAAATATGTCCAAGATG aaCAACACGCGGATGCATACGCACCAATGCCTCTTTTGCATTCCACGGCTTACGTGACAGCACCGGCTTGGTCGCCTCGCAGTCCGGAACCATTGCAGAATCTCAATTCCACGTGCTTACCGTCAGCTGCGTCGCAAGAGTGGCCGACATCCCCGTCACCATCGCCGACGTCGTCGCACACAGTCCTCGGCAGAGCTGTGGTTGGTACCGCAGCCACCACCACCGTAACCGGATGCACCCTGTACGTACCGTCCCAGGAACAACACGGCGGACACTGCGCTGACTCGTCCTGGATTCATCCCACCGCGTTAGAACAGCAACAGCAGCCGCAGcatcagcagcagcagcagcaatcCTATCTAAACTTAAATCTCCACCTGCATCATCAGATGTCCCCGTACGGTTCCGTTCCACACACGGGACTGCATCACGGTTTGCATCAGCAGAGCGGAGAACCAGTCGCACCGACGGACGCGAGCGAATACGTTCATGAATACCATCATGCCTCGCCGGTGCAATCAACGACCCCCGATCAGCATCGTCAGCATCATCAACATCATCATCAGCACCCGCAACATCACTCGCAAGCGCAGATGTTGCAGTTGCAGGCTCTACCGCAGGCGGAAACATCTTCGCCTGTCAGTGTGGAGTACGACAGCCCTCCTAAGGAGCATCCTCATATTCCGATGGGTTATCCCGAGCAAACCGCAGACGCTTTAAACGAGGTTCAGCCAGATGATGAAAGACGATATCTGACAACGGTCGTTGACCGTCATCCTCCTCACCATCTTCATCATCACACCCATCATCGACAAGACACGGAGATTGCTGGCGAACAACCAAATGCTTGGACACCGTTGACACCACCACCAGCGCCGCAGACTACTGCTATTTGA